Proteins encoded together in one Thermoplasmatales archaeon BRNA1 window:
- a CDS encoding putative Ig domain protein — protein sequence MKYKRTAIFAVLILSVAAVAFFVSSDDSDAATDPTYGTSTDINIAPGMRFTYKPTYPSDLSVTTVVEVQKQGSLSGSSVNIASMSSGTLIVNIPSNAAAGDQYHIVLKATSSKPSQTAYIYIVFNVLASLTTSGSQSNVVVGSAVDFTPTATGMGTMTWSVKSGTTLPEGLSLNTSTGKVTGIVSSVGSKTISLTCTSSYGETSDLTVTFNVVSKLAPTNSPSNGSIIYEV from the coding sequence ATGAAATACAAACGCACAGCAATCTTCGCGGTTCTGATTCTATCGGTTGCTGCAGTTGCATTCTTCGTCTCCTCTGACGACTCCGATGCAGCTACCGATCCGACTTATGGAACCTCCACGGACATCAATATCGCGCCCGGAATGAGGTTCACGTACAAACCGACCTATCCTTCCGATCTCTCAGTAACTACCGTAGTCGAGGTGCAGAAACAGGGATCCCTTTCCGGATCTTCCGTTAACATCGCATCCATGAGCTCCGGCACACTGATCGTCAACATCCCTTCTAATGCAGCGGCTGGGGACCAGTATCACATCGTACTCAAGGCGACCTCCTCCAAACCCTCCCAGACTGCCTACATTTACATCGTTTTCAACGTTTTGGCTTCCCTGACGACTTCCGGTTCTCAGAGCAATGTCGTCGTCGGATCTGCCGTTGATTTCACTCCCACCGCTACCGGCATGGGCACCATGACCTGGTCCGTCAAGAGCGGCACTACTCTCCCCGAGGGACTCTCCCTCAACACCTCCACCGGCAAAGTGACCGGCATTGTTTCCTCTGTCGGTTCCAAGACCATTTCTCTGACCTGCACTTCGAGCTACGGAGAGACCTCTGACCTCACTGTCACCTTCAACGTTGTCTCTAAGCTCGCACCGACCAACTCCCCGTCCAACGGGAGCATAATCTACGAGGTTTGA